A genomic window from Erpetoichthys calabaricus chromosome 17, fErpCal1.3, whole genome shotgun sequence includes:
- the LOC114667706 gene encoding RNA-binding protein with multiple splicing 2-like — MSNIKSDAEPSNSVEEEVRTLFVSGLPVDIKPRELYLLFRPFKGYEGSLIKLTSKQPVGFVTFDSRSGAEAAKNALNGIRFDPENPQTLRLEFAKANTKMAKSKLMATPNPTNLHPALGAHFIARDPYDLTGAALIPASPDSWAPYPLYATELTPGIPHAAFTYPAAAAAAAALHAQMRWYPSTEAAQQGWKSRQFC, encoded by the exons GTACGGACACTGTTTGTCAGTGGTCTTCCAGTTGATATCAAACCCAGGGAGCTCTACCTTCTTTTCAGACCATTTAAG GGCTATGAAGGTTCGCTAATCAAATTAACATCAAAACAG CCTGTCGGTTTTGTTACCTTTGACAGTCGGTCTGGAGCAGAAGCAGccaaaaatgcattaaat GGTATCCGCTTTGATCCAGAGAACCCACAGACTCTACGGTTAGAATTTGCAAAGGCAAACACAAAGATGGCAAAGAGTAAACTGATGGCTACACCAAACCCCACTAATCTTCACCCAGCTTTAGGAGCACACTTCATTGCACGGGACCCAT ATGACCTGACAGGTGCAGCATTGATCCCCGCCTCTCCGGACTCGTGGGCTCCTTATCCACTATATGCCACAGAGCTGACCCCTGGCATCCCTCATGCAGCATTCACCTACCCGGCTGCTGCGGCAGCAGCTGCTGCACTTCATGCTCAG ATGCGCTGGTACCCTTCAACAGAAGCTGCCCAGCAGGGCTGGAAGTCCCGTCAGTTTTGCTGA